A genomic region of Paenibacillus sp. PL2-23 contains the following coding sequences:
- a CDS encoding ABC transporter permease, which produces MSSTEHSDRLSPELFEKLRRDEVRVDEVGRKSLTAWQDIKQRLLSNKLAMFGFWIIVSLIVLSILMPLIWPLDHYTTNLQNTNQPPNATHWFGTDELGRDMFERVWKGAQVSLFVGVVAALIDLIIGIIYGGIMGYFGGKVDEVMNRFSEILAAIPYLLVVILLLVVMEPSLTTIIVAMSITGWINMAWIVRGQIMQLKNQEYALASKSLGAGAFRIIFRHLIPNAMGPILVTLTLTIPSAIFTEAFLSFLGLGVQSPIASWGTMIDDGAGAMMSGYTWRLLFPALFLSITIFAFNVFGDGLRDAFDPKLKK; this is translated from the coding sequence ATGTCTTCCACCGAACACTCTGACAGGCTGTCGCCCGAGCTGTTCGAGAAGCTGCGTCGTGACGAGGTGCGAGTCGACGAGGTTGGCCGCAAAAGCCTGACGGCATGGCAGGATATCAAGCAGCGTCTGCTTAGCAATAAGCTGGCGATGTTCGGCTTCTGGATTATCGTCTCGTTGATTGTTTTGTCCATCCTTATGCCTCTGATCTGGCCGCTGGATCATTACACAACGAATCTTCAGAATACGAATCAGCCGCCTAACGCGACGCATTGGTTCGGCACTGATGAACTAGGCCGGGATATGTTCGAGAGAGTGTGGAAGGGTGCTCAGGTATCGCTGTTCGTCGGCGTTGTCGCCGCGTTGATCGATCTTATCATCGGTATTATATATGGGGGGATCATGGGCTACTTCGGCGGCAAGGTCGATGAGGTCATGAACCGGTTCTCGGAGATACTGGCTGCGATTCCTTACCTGCTTGTCGTTATTCTCCTGCTTGTTGTCATGGAGCCGAGTCTTACGACGATTATCGTCGCGATGTCGATTACGGGCTGGATCAACATGGCGTGGATTGTGCGAGGACAGATTATGCAGCTCAAAAATCAGGAGTACGCTTTGGCGTCGAAGTCGCTTGGCGCGGGCGCGTTCCGCATTATTTTCCGTCATCTGATTCCTAACGCAATGGGTCCCATTCTCGTCACGCTGACGCTTACGATTCCAAGCGCGATCTTCACCGAGGCGTTCTTGAGCTTCCTCGGTCTCGGCGTTCAGTCGCCGATCGCTTCTTGGGGAACGATGATTGATGACGGCGCGGGTGCGATGATGAGCGGTTACACGTGGCGGCTGTTGTTCCCGGCCTTATTCCTGAGCATCACGATCTTTGCTTTTAACGTCTTCGGAGACGGTCTGCGTGACGCGTTTGATCCGAAGCTGAAAAAATAG
- a CDS encoding ABC transporter permease, with translation MLRFIFGKFIFMVVSLFLLITATFMLMNAIPGSPLQSEKAPSEAVQKNLEAYYGLDKPLIVQYGKYLSNLAQGDLGISMKKKFQSVDKMIKQSFGPSLRLGISAIITSILVGCILGILAAMYHRKFLDNLAMTIAVIGLAIPSIVLAPTLQYIFATNLRWFEVAGLDSPMDYVLPTITLASGPIAFIARLLRSTMIEVLNADFIKTAKSKGLSGYVIVVKHALRNAMLPVVTYLGYLTAGIITGSVVVEKIFAIPGIGKHFVTSVIDRDYPLIMGITIFYAVILMASRFLADVAYVLVDPRMRAGGKVAK, from the coding sequence ATGCTCCGTTTCATCTTTGGCAAGTTTATATTTATGGTGGTGTCGTTGTTCCTGCTCATTACGGCGACATTTATGCTGATGAACGCGATTCCGGGCAGCCCGCTGCAATCGGAGAAGGCGCCAAGCGAAGCTGTTCAGAAAAACTTGGAAGCGTATTACGGCCTCGATAAGCCGCTTATTGTGCAATACGGCAAGTACCTGTCGAATCTTGCGCAAGGCGATTTGGGTATTTCCATGAAGAAGAAGTTCCAATCGGTAGACAAGATGATCAAGCAATCATTTGGACCGTCCCTCAGGCTAGGCATTTCGGCGATTATTACGTCGATTCTGGTGGGATGTATTCTGGGCATACTCGCCGCGATGTATCATCGCAAATTTCTAGACAACCTGGCCATGACCATTGCCGTAATCGGCTTAGCGATACCCAGTATCGTGCTTGCACCAACTCTGCAGTATATTTTCGCCACCAATTTAAGATGGTTTGAGGTCGCTGGCCTGGACAGTCCGATGGACTACGTATTGCCGACGATTACGCTGGCATCCGGCCCGATCGCCTTTATCGCAAGACTGCTTAGATCCACCATGATTGAAGTGCTGAATGCTGATTTTATTAAAACTGCCAAATCCAAAGGGCTTTCCGGTTACGTAATTGTCGTGAAGCACGCGCTGCGCAACGCCATGCTTCCAGTGGTAACGTATTTGGGATACTTAACCGCCGGCATTATTACGGGCTCCGTTGTCGTGGAGAAGATCTTCGCGATTCCGGGCATCGGCAAGCACTTTGTTACAAGTGTTATAGATCGCGATTATCCGCTTATTATGGGCATTACCATTTTCTACGCCGTCATCCTCATGGCGAGCCGCTTCCTGGCGGATGTCGCTTATGTGCTGGTGGATCCGCGCATGCGCGCCGGCGGAAAGGTGGCGAAATAA
- a CDS encoding peptide ABC transporter substrate-binding protein, with protein sequence MKGNFKKPVHFMLVLVLAFSMLLAACTGNNEKEDPANNAGNQGTATDEPKAPQEFRFTLASEPPSLDPALMTDAQSSIVAAGIYEGLTRLSTTGEPENALAESIDASEDGKTYTIKLRQDAKWSNGDPVTAKDFEFAWKRSLNPETASEYAYMLFYIENAEKYNSGEGTADEVGVKATDDYTLEVKLYTPAPYFTSLLAHYTYLPVHQATVEGAADWAAEADTIVSNGPFLLKEWAHADKLVLEKNPDYYNVDKINFDTVTISLVEDENTVYQLYETDKIDWIGAQAGSVPSDLVTQLVADGKAEVTSVASVYYYLFNNNKEPFNNVNIRKAFSMALDRQSLIDNVTKANQQAAYGLVPPSIAGTGGKMFREQFPDTSYFTENAEEAKKLLAQGMSELGLSTFPEVTLLYNTSEGHKSLAEAAVDMWRKTLGVEVKLANQEWGTFLETRKAGGFDIARSGWGADINHPINFTYDLIYSKSGNNDGKYSNPEVDKLLNDSLVAATPEESQKLMADAEKIAIGDDMGVMPTYYYTTVTMIKPGFEGIVSDYAGHLDWVHGSKQ encoded by the coding sequence GTGAAAGGAAATTTCAAAAAACCAGTGCACTTCATGCTTGTCCTAGTTCTTGCGTTCAGCATGCTGCTAGCGGCTTGCACAGGCAACAACGAGAAGGAAGATCCTGCGAACAACGCGGGCAATCAAGGAACGGCTACTGATGAGCCGAAAGCTCCACAGGAATTCCGCTTTACACTTGCAAGCGAACCGCCAAGCTTGGACCCTGCTCTGATGACGGATGCACAATCCTCTATCGTTGCGGCTGGTATCTACGAAGGTCTGACTCGTCTGAGCACAACTGGCGAGCCAGAGAACGCGCTGGCTGAGTCCATCGACGCTTCGGAGGACGGCAAAACGTACACGATCAAGCTGCGCCAAGATGCGAAATGGAGCAACGGCGATCCTGTAACGGCTAAGGACTTCGAATTCGCGTGGAAACGTTCCTTGAACCCAGAGACAGCTTCTGAGTATGCATACATGCTGTTCTACATCGAGAACGCTGAGAAGTACAACTCCGGCGAAGGCACAGCTGATGAAGTAGGCGTGAAGGCAACTGACGACTACACGCTGGAAGTGAAGCTGTACACACCTGCTCCATACTTCACAAGCCTGCTGGCTCACTACACATACCTGCCGGTTCACCAAGCAACGGTTGAAGGTGCTGCTGACTGGGCTGCTGAGGCTGACACCATCGTATCCAACGGTCCTTTCCTTCTGAAGGAGTGGGCGCATGCGGACAAGCTGGTGCTTGAGAAGAACCCTGACTACTACAACGTAGACAAAATCAACTTCGACACGGTAACGATTTCTCTTGTTGAAGACGAGAACACGGTGTACCAATTGTACGAAACGGACAAAATCGACTGGATCGGCGCGCAAGCGGGCTCCGTACCATCCGACCTTGTAACGCAGCTGGTAGCTGACGGCAAAGCTGAGGTTACCTCTGTTGCATCCGTATACTACTACCTGTTCAACAACAACAAAGAGCCATTCAACAATGTGAATATCCGTAAAGCGTTCTCCATGGCGCTTGACCGTCAATCCCTGATTGACAATGTAACAAAAGCGAATCAGCAAGCGGCTTACGGTCTGGTGCCACCGTCCATCGCGGGCACTGGCGGCAAGATGTTCCGTGAGCAATTCCCGGACACAAGCTACTTCACTGAGAACGCTGAAGAAGCGAAGAAGCTTCTGGCACAAGGCATGTCCGAGCTTGGCCTGAGCACATTCCCTGAAGTAACGCTGTTGTACAACACAAGCGAAGGCCACAAATCGTTGGCTGAGGCTGCTGTTGATATGTGGCGCAAGACGCTTGGCGTCGAAGTGAAGCTGGCGAATCAAGAGTGGGGTACGTTCCTTGAGACAAGAAAAGCAGGCGGCTTCGATATCGCGCGTTCCGGCTGGGGCGCGGACATCAACCACCCGATCAACTTCACGTACGACCTGATCTACTCCAAGTCCGGCAACAACGACGGCAAGTACAGCAACCCTGAGGTTGACAAGCTGCTGAACGACTCCCTGGTAGCTGCTACGCCAGAAGAAAGCCAGAAGCTGATGGCTGACGCAGAGAAAATCGCGATCGGCGACGACATGGGTGTTATGCCGACGTACTACTACACAACAGTAACGATGATCAAACCAGGCTTTGAAGGCATTGTGTCCGACTACGCAGGCCACCTGGACTGGGTACACGGCAGCAAGCAATAA
- the glyA gene encoding serine hydroxymethyltransferase produces the protein MEQLRKQDPEVLKALGLELQRQRDNIELIASENIVSEAVLEAMGSVLTNKYAEGYPGKRFYGGCEHVDIVEDIARDRAKELFGAEHANVQPHSGAQANMAVYLATLQPGDTVLGMNLAHGGHLTHGSPVNASGLLYNFVAYGVQEDSFTIDYEEVRKLAFKHRPRMLVAGASAYPRVIDFEKLGQIANEVGALFMVDMAHIAGLVAAGLHPSPVPHAHFVTTTTHKTLRGPRGGMILCRKAWAAAIDKAVFPGSQGGPLMHIIAAKAVAFGEALQPSFKQYATNVVNNAKVLSEELIARGINIVSGGTDNHLMLIDTRSLNITGKAAEHVLDQVGITVNKNAIPFDPTSPFITSGIRVGTPAATTRGMDAEAMKVIAEVIALVLNNPEDQAVLDKATGMVRDLTAKYPLYPGMTY, from the coding sequence GTGGAACAACTACGCAAGCAAGATCCAGAGGTATTGAAGGCTCTAGGCCTTGAGCTGCAGCGTCAGCGCGACAACATCGAGCTGATCGCATCGGAGAACATCGTTAGCGAAGCGGTACTGGAAGCTATGGGCTCCGTTCTGACGAACAAATACGCGGAAGGCTACCCGGGCAAACGCTTCTACGGCGGCTGCGAGCACGTGGACATCGTGGAAGATATCGCGCGCGATCGCGCGAAGGAGCTGTTCGGCGCTGAGCATGCCAACGTGCAGCCGCATTCCGGCGCTCAAGCCAATATGGCGGTATATCTGGCGACGCTCCAGCCTGGCGACACGGTTCTGGGCATGAATCTGGCGCATGGCGGCCACTTGACGCACGGCAGCCCGGTTAACGCATCCGGTCTTCTGTACAACTTCGTAGCTTACGGCGTGCAAGAGGATTCCTTCACAATCGATTACGAAGAAGTGCGCAAGCTGGCATTCAAGCATCGTCCTCGTATGCTCGTCGCGGGCGCCAGCGCTTATCCGCGCGTCATTGACTTCGAGAAGCTTGGCCAAATCGCTAATGAGGTAGGCGCTCTGTTCATGGTCGACATGGCGCATATCGCGGGTCTGGTAGCTGCGGGTCTGCACCCTAGCCCAGTACCGCACGCTCATTTCGTCACAACAACAACGCACAAGACGCTTCGCGGTCCTCGCGGCGGTATGATTCTGTGCCGCAAGGCTTGGGCAGCCGCAATCGACAAAGCGGTATTCCCTGGCTCCCAGGGCGGTCCGCTGATGCATATTATCGCGGCCAAAGCTGTTGCTTTCGGCGAGGCGCTTCAGCCTTCGTTCAAGCAATACGCGACCAACGTTGTGAACAATGCCAAGGTATTGTCCGAGGAGCTGATAGCCAGAGGCATCAACATCGTATCTGGCGGCACGGACAACCACCTCATGCTGATCGATACGCGCAGCCTGAACATTACGGGCAAAGCGGCTGAGCATGTGCTCGATCAAGTAGGCATCACTGTGAACAAAAACGCGATTCCGTTCGACCCGACCAGCCCGTTCATCACAAGCGGTATCCGCGTAGGCACGCCGGCTGCGACAACTCGCGGTATGGATGCGGAAGCCATGAAGGTTATTGCGGAGGTTATCGCGCTTGTCCTGAACAATCCAGAGGACCAAGCCGTTCTCGACAAAGCAACTGGCATGGTGCGCGACCTGACTGCGAAATACCCGCTTTACCCTGGCATGACTTACTAA
- a CDS encoding TIGR01440 family protein has product MNDNGNMMQDHISSAVEQVVRELVEAGNLRPGQLLVVGASTSEVLGKRIGTSGAVETAAAIYAGVEAVRVEAGFIPVYQCCEHLNRALVLDRETAEKHRLELVHAVPVPKAGGSMAAYAYGKLEAPCLVEEIQAHAGIDIGDTFIGMHLKRVAVPVRPSIKLIGEAHVTMAYTRPKLIGGARAVYEAEHRLRPELAAPTCE; this is encoded by the coding sequence ATGAACGACAATGGCAACATGATGCAGGATCACATCTCGTCGGCTGTCGAGCAAGTGGTTCGCGAATTGGTGGAAGCGGGTAATCTGCGGCCGGGGCAGCTGCTTGTTGTGGGCGCCAGCACCAGCGAGGTGCTGGGGAAGCGCATTGGCACTTCCGGAGCTGTAGAGACTGCTGCCGCTATTTACGCGGGAGTCGAAGCGGTGCGCGTTGAGGCGGGCTTTATCCCCGTCTACCAATGCTGCGAGCATCTGAACCGGGCGCTGGTTCTGGATAGGGAGACAGCGGAGAAGCATCGGCTTGAGCTTGTCCATGCGGTGCCTGTGCCGAAGGCAGGAGGCTCCATGGCGGCTTATGCTTACGGCAAGCTGGAGGCTCCATGTCTCGTGGAGGAGATCCAGGCTCATGCCGGGATCGATATTGGCGACACCTTTATCGGCATGCACCTGAAGCGGGTAGCCGTACCGGTGCGGCCTTCCATCAAGTTGATCGGCGAGGCGCATGTCACGATGGCGTATACGCGGCCGAAGCTGATCGGCGGAGCAAGAGCGGTCTACGAGGCGGAACACCGCCTGAGGCCTGAGCTTGCCGCTCCAACCTGTGAGTAG
- the rpiB gene encoding ribose 5-phosphate isomerase B: MKIAIGADHGGYRLKDELVPIIQSLGHEIVDVGCSCEQSVDYPDYALPVCEMVTSGQADRGILICGTGIGMSIAANKYPGIRCALTHDIFSAKATREHNDTNVLAMGERVIGPGVAGEIVRVWLETPFSNQDRHVGRIGKVMELEKRFSNHP, translated from the coding sequence TTGAAAATTGCAATTGGCGCTGACCATGGCGGCTACCGTCTGAAAGATGAGCTTGTTCCTATTATTCAATCGCTTGGCCATGAAATTGTGGATGTAGGCTGCAGCTGCGAGCAATCCGTCGATTATCCGGACTATGCGCTGCCCGTATGCGAGATGGTCACTAGCGGCCAGGCTGACCGCGGCATCTTGATCTGCGGCACAGGCATTGGGATGTCGATCGCCGCGAACAAGTATCCCGGCATCCGCTGCGCGCTGACGCATGACATTTTCTCCGCTAAGGCTACGCGCGAGCACAACGACACTAATGTCCTGGCGATGGGAGAGCGCGTCATCGGACCGGGCGTTGCGGGTGAGATCGTTCGCGTATGGCTGGAGACGCCATTCTCGAACCAGGACCGTCACGTGGGACGCATCGGCAAGGTGATGGAATTGGAGAAGCGCTTCAGCAATCACCCTTAA
- a CDS encoding low molecular weight protein arginine phosphatase: MKRILFICTGNTCRSPMAEAMLLHMAMKRGVQVAVRSAGVSTIDGLPVSSNTLHTLKKRSIEHRGSSRALTAEAVEWADLILTMTASHKRDLLQYHPEAVDKTYTLKEFAYMDDRLQQDIQELEGLYTELQMKAALGQQLTPGERQRLLELESRLPSFDIADPFGGSQALYDSCSEEMEEAIRRLLDKLAKRT, translated from the coding sequence ATGAAGCGGATCTTGTTCATCTGTACGGGCAATACCTGCCGCTCGCCCATGGCAGAGGCGATGCTGTTGCATATGGCCATGAAGAGAGGGGTACAGGTTGCCGTCCGGTCAGCGGGAGTATCCACGATCGACGGCTTGCCTGTTTCCTCCAATACGCTGCATACGCTGAAGAAGCGCAGCATCGAGCATAGGGGCTCGTCTCGCGCGTTGACGGCTGAGGCGGTAGAGTGGGCAGATTTGATACTGACCATGACGGCATCCCACAAGAGGGACTTGCTTCAATATCATCCGGAAGCGGTTGACAAGACGTATACGCTGAAGGAATTTGCTTATATGGACGATCGTCTCCAGCAGGATATTCAGGAGCTGGAGGGCCTGTATACGGAGCTGCAGATGAAGGCGGCTCTCGGCCAGCAGTTAACGCCAGGAGAGCGGCAGCGTCTGCTGGAGCTGGAGAGCAGGCTTCCGAGCTTCGACATCGCGGATCCCTTCGGCGGGTCCCAGGCTCTGTATGACAGCTGCTCCGAGGAGATGGAAGAGGCGATTCGCAGGCTGCTGGACAAGCTGGCGAAGCGGACATAA
- a CDS encoding manganese efflux pump MntP family protein, which yields MEGWGRMDASAYTGQFLTLLIIAMALGFDAFSLGLGIGLKGIRLRDVLKLGVVIGLFHIIMPIGGILTGQLVSGLLGDVATTAAGVLLVLLGGHMIYSSLRGEEVQSFNHRSTAGLLVLALSVSVDAFSVGVTLGMFSANMWLTILLFGFFGGLMSMLGLLLGRKVSGNLGEYGEACGGAILLVFGFIFIF from the coding sequence ATGGAGGGCTGGGGACGAATGGATGCAAGTGCATATACGGGACAGTTTCTGACGCTGCTCATTATTGCGATGGCGCTGGGCTTCGACGCGTTCTCGCTGGGGCTGGGCATCGGGCTGAAAGGAATCAGGCTTCGGGATGTCCTGAAGCTTGGCGTTGTCATCGGACTATTCCATATTATCATGCCGATTGGCGGCATTCTGACGGGGCAGCTGGTGAGCGGCCTGCTGGGCGATGTGGCGACCACCGCCGCGGGTGTGCTGCTCGTGCTGCTTGGCGGGCATATGATTTACAGCTCGCTGCGAGGGGAAGAGGTGCAGTCCTTCAACCACCGCTCCACGGCAGGGCTGCTTGTGCTGGCGCTCAGCGTCAGCGTGGACGCCTTCTCCGTGGGTGTGACGCTTGGCATGTTCTCGGCGAACATGTGGCTGACGATTCTGCTGTTCGGCTTCTTCGGCGGACTGATGTCTATGCTTGGCCTGCTGCTGGGACGCAAGGTCAGCGGCAATCTGGGCGAATACGGAGAAGCTTGCGGCGGGGCGATTCTGCTGGTGTTTGGCTTTATCTTTATCTTTTGA
- a CDS encoding L-threonylcarbamoyladenylate synthase gives MIDTIVWQKQELKQAAQTLKAGGLVAFPTETVYGLGADARSTEAVASIFAAKGRPSDNPLIVHLASRSQLSELMGPCSRLAEELMERFWPGPLTIVLPVKPGSLSPLVTAGLPTVGVRIPDHPIALELLRLADVPVAAPSANRSGRPSPTLASHVLEDLGGRMHGVIDGGATGVGLESTVVELEGDRAIRVLRPGGVTIEALKRAFPGIAVISDSEDGLAQPEQPRSPGMKYTHYAPKGELTVVEGARESVAAHINGLAAAARQEGLTTGVLAFSEQAGEYKADLVLELGSESRLEEAARLLYAHLRAFDEAGIARIWAEGCEPNGLGGALMNRMRKAAGGRVLRLETPDK, from the coding sequence ATGATCGATACGATAGTATGGCAAAAGCAAGAATTGAAGCAGGCTGCGCAGACGCTTAAGGCTGGCGGTCTTGTGGCGTTCCCGACGGAGACGGTGTACGGATTGGGGGCTGACGCGCGCAGCACGGAGGCGGTGGCGTCGATCTTCGCCGCGAAGGGGCGGCCATCGGACAACCCGCTCATCGTGCACCTCGCAAGCAGGAGTCAGCTAAGCGAGCTTATGGGACCCTGTTCCAGACTTGCGGAGGAGCTGATGGAGCGCTTCTGGCCGGGGCCGTTGACGATTGTGCTGCCCGTGAAGCCGGGCTCGCTGTCGCCGCTTGTGACGGCGGGCCTGCCGACAGTTGGGGTGCGAATACCGGATCATCCCATCGCGCTGGAGCTGCTCCGACTCGCGGATGTGCCCGTCGCCGCGCCCAGCGCCAACCGCTCTGGCCGGCCCAGCCCGACGCTCGCCAGTCATGTGCTGGAGGATCTGGGCGGGCGCATGCATGGCGTGATTGATGGCGGGGCGACCGGTGTAGGGCTGGAGTCAACCGTTGTGGAGCTGGAGGGTGACCGCGCTATTCGCGTGCTGCGTCCCGGCGGCGTGACGATCGAAGCTCTTAAGCGCGCGTTCCCTGGCATTGCGGTGATCAGCGACAGCGAGGATGGCCTTGCGCAGCCGGAGCAGCCCCGTTCCCCAGGCATGAAATATACCCATTACGCGCCGAAGGGCGAGCTGACCGTTGTAGAGGGCGCTCGGGAGAGTGTTGCTGCTCATATTAATGGCTTGGCTGCCGCAGCTCGGCAGGAGGGTCTCACAACTGGCGTGCTGGCCTTCAGCGAGCAAGCTGGAGAGTACAAGGCCGATCTGGTGCTTGAGCTGGGAAGCGAGAGCCGTCTGGAGGAAGCGGCGCGCCTGTTGTACGCCCATCTGAGAGCCTTCGACGAGGCTGGTATTGCCCGCATCTGGGCGGAGGGCTGTGAGCCGAATGGCTTGGGCGGCGCTCTCATGAATCGCATGAGGAAGGCTGCAGGCGGCCGGGTGCTCCGTCTGGAGACACCAGACAAGTAG
- the spoIIR gene encoding stage II sporulation protein R produces the protein MSRPYSFYSDYTAYRASIRPYRFQYRRSYGFIIMAIIVLIMSWEAGKMDAALVDAGIPEEAIRLRILANSDSASDQLVKRIVRDEVVRAMNSWATGQETIEEARETIRRKLPELQGIVAGVLASRGFSYDSTAELGLVDFPTKMYGNEVYPAGQYEALLITIGEGKGQNWWCVLFPPLCFVDAATGEATAATAALVSSEEAAGVVTETSSDSVKAEAGAGEAPKAKFFLWELLQSLIDWIRSLF, from the coding sequence ATGTCCCGACCTTATTCCTTTTATTCCGATTATACCGCTTATCGTGCAAGTATTCGTCCTTATCGATTTCAATACCGTCGTTCGTATGGTTTTATTATAATGGCAATTATTGTATTAATTATGAGCTGGGAAGCAGGAAAGATGGACGCCGCTCTCGTGGATGCCGGCATTCCGGAGGAAGCGATCCGTCTGCGTATTCTCGCCAATTCGGACAGCGCGTCCGATCAGCTGGTGAAGCGCATCGTGCGCGATGAAGTGGTGCGGGCCATGAACAGCTGGGCGACGGGCCAAGAGACGATTGAGGAGGCGCGCGAGACGATCCGGAGGAAGCTTCCGGAGCTTCAGGGCATCGTGGCTGGCGTGCTGGCAAGCAGAGGCTTCTCTTACGACTCCACGGCCGAGCTTGGCTTGGTTGATTTCCCTACCAAAATGTACGGCAATGAAGTATACCCGGCAGGTCAATATGAAGCGCTGCTCATTACGATCGGCGAGGGCAAGGGGCAGAACTGGTGGTGCGTGCTGTTCCCTCCGCTTTGCTTCGTCGACGCGGCTACCGGCGAGGCGACCGCTGCTACTGCAGCGCTAGTCTCTTCGGAGGAGGCGGCCGGCGTCGTGACTGAGACATCGAGCGACAGCGTGAAAGCGGAAGCGGGAGCCGGCGAGGCTCCGAAAGCGAAGTTTTTCCTGTGGGAGCTGCTGCAGTCGCTGATCGACTGGATCAGATCATTATTTTAA
- the sigJ gene encoding RNA polymerase sigma factor SigJ — protein sequence MHTHPTYELYRPLLTNLAYRMLGSKGDAEDIVQDVFLDYHQREQGGIQHEKAYLARMVTNRCLNVQGSARKRRETYVGNWLPEPDVAYGAALPPDPLQLWERNETITYAMLVMLEQLSGIERAVFLLRETLAFSYDEIAEIVGKSEANCRKIISRAKAKLGDAPDTPPFYSERAAELAKAFITAAETGNTEALLGLLTEDAVMISDGGGKVRAAIFPILGRERILAFYEGLARKGVVGRGYIPASVNGQFGFLLFEEGELKRVLTFQWDAAGERLQRVFLIMNPDKLTSVTNQPADLS from the coding sequence ATGCATACCCATCCGACCTACGAATTGTACCGCCCCCTCCTGACGAACCTGGCCTATCGGATGCTGGGCTCCAAGGGAGATGCCGAGGATATCGTGCAGGATGTGTTCCTGGACTACCATCAGCGGGAACAAGGGGGGATCCAGCATGAGAAGGCGTACCTGGCCCGAATGGTCACGAATCGCTGCCTGAATGTTCAGGGCTCCGCCCGCAAGCGGCGGGAGACGTACGTCGGCAACTGGCTGCCGGAGCCGGATGTCGCTTACGGCGCGGCTCTGCCCCCCGATCCGCTCCAGCTATGGGAGCGGAATGAGACGATTACCTATGCGATGCTCGTTATGCTGGAGCAGCTCAGCGGCATCGAACGGGCCGTCTTCCTGCTTCGCGAGACGCTCGCGTTCAGCTATGACGAAATCGCGGAGATCGTCGGCAAATCGGAAGCCAACTGTCGCAAAATCATCAGCCGCGCCAAGGCAAAGCTCGGGGACGCGCCCGACACCCCGCCCTTCTACAGCGAGCGGGCTGCAGAGCTGGCGAAGGCCTTCATCACGGCCGCGGAAACCGGCAACACGGAGGCGCTGCTGGGTTTGCTGACGGAGGATGCGGTGATGATATCCGACGGCGGCGGCAAGGTGCGCGCGGCGATCTTCCCCATTCTGGGACGCGAGCGCATCTTGGCCTTCTACGAAGGCTTGGCCCGCAAGGGCGTCGTGGGGCGGGGGTACATCCCCGCTTCCGTTAACGGCCAATTCGGGTTCTTATTGTTCGAGGAGGGCGAGCTGAAGCGCGTGTTGACCTTCCAATGGGATGCTGCCGGCGAGCGGCTGCAGCGCGTTTTTTTGATCATGAATCCCGATAAGCTGACTTCTGTCACAAACCAACCCGCTGATTTGTCTTAG
- a CDS encoding carboxymuconolactone decarboxylase family protein — translation MNKELPAGYQAMLGLEQFVRSSSLEHSLIELVKIRASQINGCAFCINMHTVDARKAGETEQRIYALSAWRETPYFSAEERAALALTEAVTLIASHHVPDSLYEEAARFFNNQQMGELIMAIVTINSWNRIAIATGLMPE, via the coding sequence ATGAATAAAGAGCTGCCTGCCGGGTATCAAGCCATGCTGGGCCTGGAGCAATTCGTGAGGTCGTCCAGCCTGGAGCATAGCCTCATTGAGCTTGTCAAAATCCGCGCGTCCCAAATCAACGGCTGTGCCTTCTGTATTAACATGCACACCGTCGACGCTCGCAAGGCCGGTGAAACCGAGCAGCGTATTTACGCGCTAAGCGCATGGAGGGAGACGCCTTACTTCAGCGCGGAGGAGAGGGCGGCGCTCGCCTTGACGGAAGCCGTTACGCTGATCGCAAGCCACCATGTGCCGGACAGCCTCTACGAGGAGGCAGCGCGCTTCTTCAACAACCAGCAGATGGGCGAGCTCATCATGGCGATCGTGACGATCAACAGCTGGAACCGTATCGCTATCGCGACGGGCTTGATGCCGGAGTAA